AGCCGGGCAGGAACTGCTCTCTTCCCAGCGCTCGGCCCTGCTCAAATCCTGGGACAGGCAGTATCTCTGGCACCCATTCACCCAGATGCAGGACTGGACCAGGGATGATCCCCTGGTCATCGAGCGGGGAGAGGGCGTATACCTGGAGGATTCCGACGGCAGGCGGTACCTTGACGGAGTTGCCAGTCTCTGGACCAATGTCCATGGCCACCGGAGGAGGGAAATCGATGAGGCCATCCAGGATCAATTGACCAGGATCGGACACTCTACCCTGCTCGGTCTGACTCATGCTCCGGCTATCGAACTGGCCAAGCGCCTCATCCAGATCGCCCCCGCAGGACTGAGCCGGGTCTTTTACTCGGACAACGGGGCTACAGCCTGCGAAATCGCCCTGAAGATGGCTTTTCAGTATTGGCATCAGCAGGGGAAGGCTGAAAAAACAAGCTTTGTCTACTTTGAAAACAGCTATCACGGAGATACTCTGGGAGCGGTCAGTGTCGGCGGCATTGATCTGTTTCATCAACTGTATCACCCGCTGCTCTTTCGCGGCTACCGGGCAACATCCCCGTACTGCTACCGCTGCCCCTGTCAGCTTGAGCCCTCCTCGTGCGGGCTGCGCTGCCTGGAAACCCTGGAGCGCACTCTTCAGGAACATGCTGAAGAGACCTGCGCCCTGATCATCGAGCCCTGCGTGCAGGGCGCTGGCGGCATGCTGGTGGCACCGCAAGGTTTTTTGCGCCGGGTGCGGGATTTGTGCGACCACTATCAGGTGCTGATGATCGCCGATGAGGTGGCGGTCGGGTTTGGCCGGACCGGCAGGATGTTTGCCTGCGAGCACGAAGATGTCCACCCCGACCTCCTGTGCATGGCCAAGGGGATAACCGGCGGATACCTCCCTCTGGCGGCCACCCTGGCTACGGAGAAGATCTATGAGGGTTTTTTGGGAGATTACAGTCAGAAGCGGACCTTTTTCCACGGCCATACCTACACGGGAAATCCCCTGGCCTGCCGGGCTGCCCTGGCCAGTCTGGATATTTTCGACAGGGAAGGGGTAATTGGCCATGTTCAGGAAAGGGCAGAGCACCTCGCCGAGGGGCTGCGGAAGTTTTGGGAACTGCCCCATGTCGGAGATATCCGGCACAAGGGCCTGCTGGCCGGTATCGAGCTGGTCCGGGACAAAACAAGCCGGGAGCCCTATGGCTGGGAAGAGAAGACCGGCATCAGGGTCATTCAGGAGGCCCGGAAGATGGGCGTAATTCTCCGCCCCCTTGGCGACGTGATCGTGCTCATGCCACCTCTCTCCATTAACGCTGCGGAACTGGATGAGCTTCTGTCGGTTACGCTGAAAGCAATCAGGCAGGTTACGGAAGGGTAAAGACTTTTTTCAGTATGGCCAACTTTTACGGCACTCTCCCCCTATCAGACCTGACCTCCCTGTCACAGCGACTCCCTGCTGCCACAGGGGCTCCCTGCCTCATCCCACCCTCCAGTTTACTAATTTCTTGAGTTAATTAATCATAGCGAGTAAAATATTTATATAATGAATGCCTGATAAGCCGAGTTATACTATAAACGGCTTAGAACTGAACTTTTCCAGAGGAGCCAGGAGTCAGGAGTCAGAATTCAGAAGAAGGTATGGGCCATCTTAAGTAAGGAGTTCTTTTACCTTCTTCTGGCTCCTGGCTCCTGACTTCTGACTCCTGAGCAAAAAGTTCAATATTCACCCGTTCGCAGTATATCTTTTCAGGAGGAAAAACATGAATAAAGAACAAATTGCATACTGCGGCCTTTGCTGCGAAGACTGTTTTGTCCATAAGGGCAAACTTGCTGATTTAGCGAGAGATTTAAGGAAAGAATTGAGAGAATCAAAATTCGGGAAGATGGCGGAGTTCCTCTCCACGATCCCATTCTTTGAAGTTTTCAAGGATTACCAGCAATGCTACGATGTTCTTGGCGCAATGGTAAAAGTACGATGCAAGAAATCTTGCCGGGGCGGAGGAGGCCCTCCTTCCTGCAAGATGAGGAAATGCTGCCAGAAGAAGGGAATCGAAGGCTGCTGGCAATGCAATGATTTTGAAACCTGCGAGAAACTTGACTTCCTCAAGCCAGTCCACGGCGAGGCCCACATAAAAAACCTGAGAAAGATAAGGAAGGATGGAGCAGATAAGTTTCTGGAAAGCAAGAGGTACTGGTAGTAACTGATAAACAGGAAAAAGGAGGTTAAGCACTTTCCAAGCAATAATAGGGATAATAACAATACTCCATTAATCTACGCTAATAAGAGGCAAAGCTCATGAAGGAAGCTTACCATGCTTACTGCCCAAATGCCCCGGCTCAATAGCTGCGCGGCGGATTTACTGGGCCGCGAATTTACTGATTCACTATGCAATGTTTAGCTAACTCAGGGCAGGAAGGCTCCATGAAAAAGGTCGTACTTTCTTTTTTACCGATGCTTGTCTTTATCCTGGTGATAATCTCATGCCAGGCCCTGGCCGCTCAGGAAGAAAAGAGTATTCCAGTGCAGGGTGGGCAAAACCTTTCCCTGTATAAGGACTGCTGCGCCCTGGTAGTGGGAGTGGGCAACTATGACCAGTGGCCGGACCTGCCCAATGCTGTCAACGATGCCAAAGAGGTTTCACGGTTTTTCCGGCAAAGGGCATTCAAAGTAAAACTGCTGACTGATCCGGGCTCTCAGGAATTGAAAAAAGCCCTTGATGATTTTGTCCGTGAAGCCGGACAGGAACAAGACCGCGCTATTGTCTTCTACTACGTCGGACATGGCAAGAGCCGGGTTATCGCCGATGGCACCAGGTGTGATTGGATCATTCCCCGGGATTGTCCTCTCCTTCAGGATAACCCTCAGGGGTTTGACGACCGGGCCATTGACCTGAAGGCTCTCGTGAAGTTTTCAACACTCCTTCGATCAAAGCATGTGCTGATGCTGTTCGATGCATCCTTTTCCGGAACTGCATTTTCTTATGAGCCAGCGGCACTGAAAATTATTGACCGCACGAGTGCTTTGCCGGTAAGGCAGTACATAATTGCCGGAAAAGAAGGTGAGCGTATCTCAGAGCAGAGCGTATTTAAACAATTCCTGCTCAAGGGCTTGGAGGGTGAAGCCGACTTGATTTACGATGGCTATATCACCGGATCGGAGCTTGGCCACTACCTTATCGACATGGTTGAAAAGGTCACCGCAGGGTGGCAGCATCCGCAGTATGCCAAGGCCAGCGATCCGGCCCTGGCCGGTGGTGATTTCATCTTTCTGCCCGTAGAAGTTAAATCCGAAAGCGTCCGGCTGTTTGTGGAAACAGATCCCAAGGATGCCCAGGTGAAAATTTTGAATATCAATCCGCGATTTGAACAGGGTATGGAACTGGAACCGGGAAAATACCATCTTGAGGTCTCAGCGTCCGGCTGCACAACCAAACAGGAGTGGATCACCCTCGAACCTGGAGAGGATAAAAAATTCGAAATACACCTTGAGAAAGAACCGGCGAAAGAACAAGAGCAAGAACCCGGAAAAGCACCTGGGAAAGAACAGGGGAAAGAGTCCGGGAAAGGTGAAAATGCTCTGTTCAACAGCCTGGGCATGGAGTTTGTGTTTATCAAGCCTGGCAGCTTTGTTATGGGCAGTCCAGCCGGAAGTGGCGGAGAGCCCGATGATGAGAAGGAGCACCGGGTAACCATAAGTAAAGGATTCTACATCCAGACTATGGAGGTTACAATGGGCCAGTTCCGGAAATTTATCCAGGCAACCGGCTATGGCGGTATCGAGTCGGAGAAGAAAAGCGGCTGCTGGGTGAAAGCCGAAGGGGGAATATGGAGGCAGAAAAAAGGCATTGGCTGGGATAGCCGCCGCACCTGGGAATCAGCGGAATCTGCGCAAACCGAACGGCATCCGGTAACCTGCGTGACCTGGAACGATGCCCAGGCCTTCATCAAATGGTTAAGCCGTAAGGAAGGTGCTGTTTATGACCTGCCTACTGAAGCGGAGTGGGAATACGCCTGCCGCGCAGGAACAATCACCCCCTTCTCCTTTGGCCGGTGTTTGTCCACGGATCAGGCCAACTACGATGGCATTGGTCCCCTTTTTGCCGACTGCCAAGGCTCTTACCGTCTGGCCCGCTACCGGCCGATCGAGACAGGAAGCCTTGCACCCAATCCCTGGAGGCTTTTTGATATGCACGGAAATGTTGCCGAGTGGTGCCAGGACTGGTATGCCCCTTACCCCGACGGCCCGGCTACGGACCCCAAAGGACCACCAGAAGGCACGGAGCGCGTAATGCGCGGCGGCCACTGGGCAACTGATGCCCGGGGATGCTGCTCCGCCAGACGCTGGAGCCTCCCGCCCGACGCTGCTTCTGAAGCGGTCGGGTTTCGACTGGTTGTGAGGAGGCGGTAGAGAGGGGGAAATAGCAAAGGGTAAAAGGGCCGGGTAGTGACTGCTCCAAATTATGAGAAAAGTCAGGCAAGATGGAGATATTAAAAATATGCTGAATGAGCATTTTCATCTGCCCTCCATAAAGAAGAGATGGAAAAACAAGGCCGTTTGTTTATCTACAGACTGCCCTCTTACTCTCCAGATAAAAACCCTATTGAAAAATTATGGAAAAAGACAAAAGCAGACGCCACCCATTGCAAATATTTCCCTTTTAAAAAAGGCGAGGGTACTCTGGGAACATCTACCCGCTTTCAACCTTCCTGACATAAGCCCATATGTCGCATTTTCTCTCCAGGCCCTGAGCTGACAGAAAGCGTACTTTGCCAAAAACCGGCCGCTCTTTCCATGGCCGGTCATGCAGCCCGAAGATCCAGGCAACGTTGGCGAATGAATTTGGATCGCGGCCATCGAGGAAATATTTATTATTTATCGCCAAAGCAGTCCTGAAGGCATCTTCGGGCGTCGGGGACCATTCGAGGATCTTTTTTCCCCAGTACATCCGCAGGTAGTTGTGCAGATAGCCTGTGTATTTCATCTCCTTCATGGCAGCGTTCCAATATGGATCATGAGTTTGAGAGCTTTCCAGTTGTTCCGGAGTATAGAGATACTCACGCTTGTCATACTGATGGGCCAGCAGGGTCTTTATGGCCCATCCGGGAAGACAGGTAAAGGAGTCGTAGTCGGGAGTAAAGTGCACAAAATTGATGGTCAACTCCCGTTGAATGATCAATTCATCCAAAAACGCTGCCGTATTCTGCTCCAGCCCGCTGCCTGAAGCCTCTTTGATTTGCAGGGCCAGATACAGCGGTGAAATCTGTCCAAAATGAAGATACATGCTCATATGTGAGACAAAGTCGGTCTGGGGCTGGTCACGGTTTTCTGAATAATTGCTCAGGCTGTCGCGGATGAACTCCTGAAAACGTCTTTTTGCTTCCCCTGTTCCGCCCTTATGAAAACGGGTTACCGGATCGACACCTCGATCTATCTTTTTGAGCCTGCCCAGCACAGTCTGAATATCGCTCAGGTCCACACGGGTATCAGCAGTGATATCGGCAACCTGCAGATCGAGTAATTGCCGCTCAGGCAAGAGCGGCTGCAAGCCGACAAGGTAATCATCCAGGTGCCGGGTGATCTTGGGCCGGATTGTGCGGGCAGCGTATTCGGCCTTATCCGACACTATCTCGACCGGCACAATCACCTCGGTTTCGACCTGACATACGCTGCAGGGTGCTTTGGCGGCCACTTCACTGCGCCATGCTTTCTGATGTCGCAGGTATCCGCAATCACAGACAATCAGGGATGCTCTCCGGCCAGCGGCCAACGCCACCTGGTCCGGCCTGCCAAAGCAGGCTATCATCCTGATGCCGCGTGCAGCCAGATGAGACTCCACCTCCCGCAAACCCTCAAGCATGAAAACGTAGTGCCGCAGGTTCGCTTCAGGATAATCATCCGTCAGCCCGAAAACAACCAGTAACGGCTGCTGCAAATCATTGGCCTTTTGTATGGCAAATTCCAGGGCATGGTTATACTCCCCCCGCTGCGACTGCTGCATCCAATACAATACATAATCACCTTCCCCCCGGATGCCCTTGTCATTGAGCTGCCGGATGCGCCCGGATTGTATGCCTTGATGAACCATTTTCACATCTCCCGGTACTTTGAGCGTGCAGGTGTTCTGACGGTTATCGGAATAAGCCGCCGGTTTTCATTACGGAGCCACTCGCTGGTAAATTCCGCCAATACCTCGGCTGGATTGGTAAAAAGTGACGGCTGGCAATATGAAGACAGCCAGTAACAACTTTACTGAGCGGAAACCGATGAGGCTTAAAAATGGATGTACGCATGCTCTCCCAAAAACAATCAATGAATCCGATGGGATGGGGAAAGACAATTACGAAAAGGAAACAAATGATGAGACATCAAATGGTTATGCATCGCTGGGTTACTCGCATTGTGCTCGGTTTTCTTCTGCCACCAGCCCTTGTTCTTGCTGTCATTGCCCCTGGTTCGGCAGGCAGCAATAATCCCTGTTGCGCCAGCGGCAGGCAGGGCTCTTTTATCCGATCATACATGCCGCCCAATGAGGTCAGCATGCTGTTTTCCTTCAGTGCCGGAGGAACCTGGTGTCAGGGGATATCCGGAATCGAGGCAAAAAAGGCCTGTATGGATTACCTGCAGCAAAAACTCGGTAAAAGGCCGGAGGACCGCCCTCACCCGATAGGGGCCGTTTCCCTGGCCAGAGGAGAAAAAAGCGGCAGGAGAATCGTCAACCATCACGGGCAAACAAGGGTCGATGGAGTAAAAACCGATTGTATTCTCATCCTTCTGGTGGAATTTGCCGGTACTGACGATTCCCATACCGGGCCGCTGCATAATGAATTGCCGGAACCTGACCGCAGGTACAACCTTCTGGACTTCTGGACCCCGGATTTCAACCGGGAGCATTATGAAAACATGCTCTTTTCCCAGTCTCCGGGAGCATTGTCCATGGCTAATTACTATCTGGAGCAGTCAGGAGGCACCTATACGGTAACCGGGCATGCATACGGCTGGATACCGGTTGGCCATTCCGAGTGGTACTACGGCGCGGATGATCCCGAAGGGGGAATCGACAACCTCAATGGATATGTCTTCCGGCTGGTCAGGGATGCAATCGATGCTGCCGCTGATTCCATCCCCTGGGCTGATTACGATCTCGAAGACCCGTATGATCTGGACGGGGACGGCAGCTATGCCGAGCCTGACGGGTATGTGGATCACCTCATGATCATTCATGCCGGTGCAGGCCAGGAGGACCGGGGCGGGCAGCAGGGCGATGATGCGATCTGGTCACACAGCGGCTGGGCTGAGTGGCACCTTGACCGCGGCCCCGGTTTCGGGGGGATACCGACCGCAGACCCCGGAGTATGGGTGGGTGCCTATACCATGGAGCCGGAAGACGGGACCATCGGCGTGTTCTGTCATGAGTTCGGCCATGACCTTGGCCTTCCTGACGAATACGACACCATATACAGCGGTGATGCCTCGACAGGCTATTGGACCCTGATGTCAGCCGGTGCCTGGCTGAGCCTTCCCGGCCAGCCGCTGGGCACCTGCCCTGCCGGCCTCAGCGTCTGGGCAAAGTATACTCTCGGCTGGGCGGAGCCGATTGTCATCGAGCCCGGAAAGATGCGGGAAGACATCCTGCTTCGGCCTGTAGAGAACAGGGGATTGACCGATAAATGCATCAAAATCGATCTCCCGGCCTTTATCTCCACAATCGAGATCAACAAGCCCCACAGCGGTGAACACGAGTGGCATTCGGGTATGGGGAATAGCTTCCGCCATACCCTGACCCGGCGGCTGAACCTTCCTTCCGGTACGGTTTTACGGTTC
This portion of the bacterium genome encodes:
- a CDS encoding deoxyribodipyrimidine photo-lyase; translated protein: MVHQGIQSGRIRQLNDKGIRGEGDYVLYWMQQSQRGEYNHALEFAIQKANDLQQPLLVVFGLTDDYPEANLRHYVFMLEGLREVESHLAARGIRMIACFGRPDQVALAAGRRASLIVCDCGYLRHQKAWRSEVAAKAPCSVCQVETEVIVPVEIVSDKAEYAARTIRPKITRHLDDYLVGLQPLLPERQLLDLQVADITADTRVDLSDIQTVLGRLKKIDRGVDPVTRFHKGGTGEAKRRFQEFIRDSLSNYSENRDQPQTDFVSHMSMYLHFGQISPLYLALQIKEASGSGLEQNTAAFLDELIIQRELTINFVHFTPDYDSFTCLPGWAIKTLLAHQYDKREYLYTPEQLESSQTHDPYWNAAMKEMKYTGYLHNYLRMYWGKKILEWSPTPEDAFRTALAINNKYFLDGRDPNSFANVAWIFGLHDRPWKERPVFGKVRFLSAQGLERKCDIWAYVRKVESG
- the bioA gene encoding adenosylmethionine--8-amino-7-oxononanoate transaminase yields the protein MLSSQRSALLKSWDRQYLWHPFTQMQDWTRDDPLVIERGEGVYLEDSDGRRYLDGVASLWTNVHGHRRREIDEAIQDQLTRIGHSTLLGLTHAPAIELAKRLIQIAPAGLSRVFYSDNGATACEIALKMAFQYWHQQGKAEKTSFVYFENSYHGDTLGAVSVGGIDLFHQLYHPLLFRGYRATSPYCYRCPCQLEPSSCGLRCLETLERTLQEHAEETCALIIEPCVQGAGGMLVAPQGFLRRVRDLCDHYQVLMIADEVAVGFGRTGRMFACEHEDVHPDLLCMAKGITGGYLPLAATLATEKIYEGFLGDYSQKRTFFHGHTYTGNPLACRAALASLDIFDREGVIGHVQERAEHLAEGLRKFWELPHVGDIRHKGLLAGIELVRDKTSREPYGWEEKTGIRVIQEARKMGVILRPLGDVIVLMPPLSINAAELDELLSVTLKAIRQVTEG
- a CDS encoding DUF3795 domain-containing protein; translation: MNKEQIAYCGLCCEDCFVHKGKLADLARDLRKELRESKFGKMAEFLSTIPFFEVFKDYQQCYDVLGAMVKVRCKKSCRGGGGPPSCKMRKCCQKKGIEGCWQCNDFETCEKLDFLKPVHGEAHIKNLRKIRKDGADKFLESKRYW
- a CDS encoding immune inhibitor A domain-containing protein → MHRWVTRIVLGFLLPPALVLAVIAPGSAGSNNPCCASGRQGSFIRSYMPPNEVSMLFSFSAGGTWCQGISGIEAKKACMDYLQQKLGKRPEDRPHPIGAVSLARGEKSGRRIVNHHGQTRVDGVKTDCILILLVEFAGTDDSHTGPLHNELPEPDRRYNLLDFWTPDFNREHYENMLFSQSPGALSMANYYLEQSGGTYTVTGHAYGWIPVGHSEWYYGADDPEGGIDNLNGYVFRLVRDAIDAAADSIPWADYDLEDPYDLDGDGSYAEPDGYVDHLMIIHAGAGQEDRGGQQGDDAIWSHSGWAEWHLDRGPGFGGIPTADPGVWVGAYTMEPEDGTIGVFCHEFGHDLGLPDEYDTIYSGDASTGYWTLMSAGAWLSLPGQPLGTCPAGLSVWAKYTLGWAEPIVIEPGKMREDILLRPVENRGLTDKCIKIDLPAFISTIEINKPHSGEHEWHSGMGNSFRHTLTRRLNLPSGTVLRFWTWYDIEKDWDYGCVEVSSDAGGTWQKVAGNITTCDDPHGQNPGHGITGQSKEWVRAEFDLSAFSGEVNLRFRYLTDRDVQGLGWVLDDLEFVSGSGSTIFADDVESGAGAWAAKGWYISSGSEKRTEPRYYLAEWREPIGFDIGMTNWFHRVDTVPPNNLVEKVCADPGMLLWYRDGQFTDNWVGKHPWKGFLLLVDAHPELVLADNTAFLANWLFEPPAPRFEPPYPNRDLPFCTRIQIADAAFGLKPTSGCGLTRWFGLPVCAQMPQLPASPVFDDSICYVDKSWSAWYQSVPFGVYIRESINSVETPACGLKIIVQEESPDGEGGRITVDFTGFRP
- a CDS encoding SUMF1/EgtB/PvdO family nonheme iron enzyme, which gives rise to MKKVVLSFLPMLVFILVIISCQALAAQEEKSIPVQGGQNLSLYKDCCALVVGVGNYDQWPDLPNAVNDAKEVSRFFRQRAFKVKLLTDPGSQELKKALDDFVREAGQEQDRAIVFYYVGHGKSRVIADGTRCDWIIPRDCPLLQDNPQGFDDRAIDLKALVKFSTLLRSKHVLMLFDASFSGTAFSYEPAALKIIDRTSALPVRQYIIAGKEGERISEQSVFKQFLLKGLEGEADLIYDGYITGSELGHYLIDMVEKVTAGWQHPQYAKASDPALAGGDFIFLPVEVKSESVRLFVETDPKDAQVKILNINPRFEQGMELEPGKYHLEVSASGCTTKQEWITLEPGEDKKFEIHLEKEPAKEQEQEPGKAPGKEQGKESGKGENALFNSLGMEFVFIKPGSFVMGSPAGSGGEPDDEKEHRVTISKGFYIQTMEVTMGQFRKFIQATGYGGIESEKKSGCWVKAEGGIWRQKKGIGWDSRRTWESAESAQTERHPVTCVTWNDAQAFIKWLSRKEGAVYDLPTEAEWEYACRAGTITPFSFGRCLSTDQANYDGIGPLFADCQGSYRLARYRPIETGSLAPNPWRLFDMHGNVAEWCQDWYAPYPDGPATDPKGPPEGTERVMRGGHWATDARGCCSARRWSLPPDAASEAVGFRLVVRRR